From Chryseobacterium sp. IHB B 17019, one genomic window encodes:
- a CDS encoding RDD family protein, whose amino-acid sequence MRKYLRIVDNHRATKGQRFGNYIIDLISFYIVYFMFGGILLIISPAFNHWISNSSELSQRLMGILSYISYCFLMESITGGRSIGKLITGTKVIMIDGSKPKIGNFFVRNIIRGIILVDQLSFFGENGLHDSWSETRVINIKNYESEKQVKSEIEGIGAKEIV is encoded by the coding sequence ATGAGAAAATATTTACGAATTGTAGACAATCACCGGGCTACGAAAGGACAGAGATTTGGGAATTACATTATAGACCTTATCAGCTTTTATATTGTGTACTTTATGTTTGGCGGGATTTTATTGATCATAAGCCCTGCTTTTAACCATTGGATTTCAAATTCCAGCGAATTGTCACAAAGGCTGATGGGAATATTATCGTACATTTCTTATTGCTTTTTAATGGAAAGCATAACGGGTGGCAGAAGCATTGGAAAACTGATTACAGGAACTAAAGTGATAATGATTGACGGAAGCAAACCTAAAATAGGAAATTTTTTTGTAAGAAATATAATACGGGGAATTATTCTCGTAGATCAGCTTTCATTTTTTGGCGAAAATGGCTTACACGACAGTTGGAGTGAAACAAGGGTAATCAATATCAAAAACTATGAATCTGAAAAACAGGTAAAAAGCGAAATAGAAGGGATCGGCGCAAAAGAAATTGTCTAA